One window from the genome of Musa acuminata AAA Group cultivar baxijiao chromosome BXJ1-4, Cavendish_Baxijiao_AAA, whole genome shotgun sequence encodes:
- the LOC135672323 gene encoding monocopper oxidase-like protein SKU5, which produces MEEVVAGRAAALVVVLLLMAAAAAAPLCCANDPTAYFDWDVSYVTASPLGVPQQVIAVAKQFPGPIVNVTTNWNVVVNVRNSLDEDLLLTWDGIQMRKNCWDDGVLGTNCPIPPGWNWTYEFQVKDQIGSFFYFPSLGLQRAAGGYGGIIVNSRDVVPVPFAKPDADITLFIGDWYIKNHTDLRKMLDDGKDLGMPDGVLMNGKGPYRYNATLVPDGIDHETINVEPGKTYRFRIHNVGVSTSLNFRIQNHNLLLVETEGTHTLQQSYTNLDIHVGQSYSFLVTMDQNASSDYYIVASARFVNESLWTRVTGVAILHYSNSRGKASGPLPDPPNDFYYKGFSMNQAKSIRTNLSAGAARPNPQGSFRYGLINVTRTYLLRNMPPVIINGKLRTTLNGISYSPPTTPLRLADHHNKTGVYTLDFPTRPLDEPPRIGTSVINGSYRGFMEIVFQNDDTRVQTYHIDGYSVFVVGMDYGEWTEDRRNNYNKWDAVYRSTTQVFPGAWTAVYVSLDNVGIWNVRAENLDTWYLGQEAYMKIVNPERTNKTELPVPDNVLYCGLLQYLQKPQTHKHSSASSVSNGGKLLLAWILLLASLAMVP; this is translated from the exons gccgctGTGCTGCGCGAATGACCCCACCGCTTACTTCGACTGGGACGTCTCCTACGTCACCGCCTCACCTCTCGGCGTCCCTCAGCAG GTGATAGCGGTGGCGAAGCAGTTCCCTGGTCCCATCGTGAACGTGACCACCAACTGGAACGTCGTCGTGAACGTGCGCAACAGCTTGGACGAGGATCTCCTCCTTACATg GGATGGGATACAGATGCGGAAGAACTGTTGGGATGACGGGGTCTTGGGCACCAACTGCCCCATCCCGCCGGGCTGGAACTGGACTTACGAATTCCAGGTGAAGGACCAGATCGGCAGCTTCTTCTACTTCCCCTCCCTCGGCCTCCAGCGAGCCGCCGGCGGTTACGGCGGCATCATCGTCAACAGCCGCGACGTAGTCCCGGTGCCCTTCGCCAAGCCCGATGCTGACATCACCCTCTTCATCGGCGATTGGTACATCAAGAACCATACG GACTTGAGGAAGATGCTCGACGATGGGAAGGATCTCGGCATGCCTGACGGCGTTCTGATGAACGGGAAGGGGCCATATCGCTATAATGCCACACTCGTTCCGGACGGTATCGACCATGAGACCATCAATGTCGAACCAG GGAAAACATATCGCTTCCGCATCCACAATGTCGGTGTTTCTACTAGCTTGAACTTTAGGATCCAAAATCACAACCTACTTCTCGTCGAAACAGAAGGAACGCACACTCTGCAACAGTCGTATACCAATCTAGATATACATGTTGGACAATCCTACTCTTTCCTGGTCACCATGGATCAGAATGCAAGCAGCGACTACTACATCGTTGCAAGCGCCAGGTTTGTGAATGAGTCGCTTTGGACTAGAGTGACTGGTGTTGCCATCTTGCACTATTCAAACTCAAGAGGGAAGGCATCTGGTCCTCTTCCTGATCCTCCTAATGATTTCTATTACAAGGGCTTCTCAATGAACCAGGCAAAATCCATCAG GACAAATCTGAGTGCTGGCGCTGCTCGTCCTAATCCTCAAGGATCATTCAGATACGGTTTGATTAATGTGACTCGAACATATTTGTTGAGAAATATGCCACCCGTAATCATCAATGGAAAGCTTCGAACTACATTGAATGGTATCTCGTATTCTCCCCCTACCACTCCATTGCGGCTTGCTGATCATCACAACAAGACTGGAGTATATACACTTGATTTCCCCACTAGACCACTTGATGAACCACCGCGAATTGGAACCTCTGTGATCAATGGGTCATATAGGGGTTTCATGGAGATCGTTTTCCAGAACGATGACACAAGAGTTCAGACGTATCACATTGATGGATATTCAGTTTTCGTAGTTGG AATGGACTATGGGGAGTGGACAGAGGACCGTAGAAACAATTACAACAAGTGGGACGCTGTTTATCGCTCTACGACTCAG GTGTTCCCGGGTGCATGGACTGCCGTGTACGTCTCACTGGACAATGTGGGGATTTGGAATGTGCGTGCCGAGAATCTGGATACATGGTACCTCGGGCAGGAGGCCTACATGAAGATCGTCAACCCAGAACGTACTAACAAAACCGAGTTGCCTGTGCCAGATAATGTCCTCTATTGCGGTCTCCTCCAGTATCTGCAAAA GCCTCAGACACACAAGCATTCCTCGGCTTCCTCGGTTTCAAACGGAGGCAAGCTCCTCCTCGCTTGGATTCTGCTGTTGGCTTCGCTCGCGATGGTCCCTTAA
- the LOC103980630 gene encoding uncharacterized protein LOC103980630 isoform X2, translating to MAAHGDDLDLLLSLRDERVLETPPASPSSRRPLPPHPSGYTSDDGSPRSSRPANMSVFRDAVKDYMDDNPVTVEAVPHKSTKPRRSDEVEVEKFSGLRIRSSLVSSVELANRFSDVRFVRMPTIRNLLAGDTLSGCWATVGVLTENGAPKLSSTGKSYCIWKMGCLNETDVSVFLFGDAYKMNCKERVGTVFALFSAGVRKDAGGKGFSLSVYSASQMLKMGTSADYGICKGKRKDGMACTMVINKCQGIYCKFHSSKASQMYTSKRSELRGGNLQTAFKREAKGIYMVDPLAERSNSRKPLQPVKVMSIDGLRKALSKADKVTTISHSQGIRFLTHVTAQEAKDSNKASVRNHQSERRPEKRSSLTKEKVSKAPIQHEPQAKRRKVDHASQNMIELDIVSSDDEH from the exons ATGGCAGCCCATGGAGATGACCTCgacctcctcctctccctccgaGACGAGCGAGTGCTGGAGACCCCACCCGCGTCCCCCTCGTCCcgtcgtcctcttcctcctcatcccTCAG GGTACACTTCGGATGACGGGTCCCCGAGAAGTTCTCGACCGGCCAACATGTCGGTGTTCCGCGATGCTGTCAAGGATTACATGGATGATAATCCGGTAACGGTCGAAGCAGTTCCCCACAAATCGACCAAGCCAAGGAGGTCAGACGAAGTCGAAGTCGAGAAGTTCTCAGGGCTCAGAATTAG GAGTTCATTGGTTTCCTCTGTTGAGCTTGCTAATCGTTTCTCAGATGTCCGTTTCGTTCGCATGCCTACCATCAG GAATTTGCTTGCCGGTGATACTCTCTCTGGATGTTGGGCAACGGTTGGTGTCCTAACTGAAAACGGAGCTCCTAAATTGAGCTCAACTGGGAAGAGCTACTGCATATGGAAAATGGGGTGTTTGAATGAAACAGATGTGTCTGTTTTCTTGTTCGGAGATGCATACAAAATGAACTGTAAGGAGCGCGTAGGGACGGTATTTGCACTTTTCAGTGCTGGAGTAAGGAAGGATGCTGGG GGGAAGGGGTTTTCTCTGAGTGTTTATTCAGCCAGTCAAATGCTCAAGATGGGGACGTCTGCCGACTATGGCATCTGCAAAGGCAAAAGAAAAGATGGGATGGCTTGCACAATGGTCATAAACAA ATGTCAAGGAATATACTGTAAATTCCACTCATCA AAAGCTTCCCAGATGTATACTTCCAAGCGATCTGAGCTCAGGGGTGG GAACTTACAAACTGCATTCAAGCGTGAGGCAAAAGGAATTTATATGGTTGATCCTTTAGCTGAGAGATCAAACTCGAGAAAGCCACTCCAGCCAGTGAAAGTGATGTCTATTGATGGACTCAGAAAAGCTTTGAG TAAAGCTGATAAGGTGACCACCATTAGCCACTCACAGGGAATCAGGTTTCTTACACACGTCACAG CTCAGGAGGCAAAAGATTCAAATAAAGCATCCGTACGCAATCATCAATCTGAGCGTAGGCCGGAGAAGAG GTCATCTTTAACGAAGGAAAAGGTATCCAAGGCACCCATACAACATGAGCCACAAGCCAAAAGGAGGAAAGTTGATCACGCatcacaaaacatgattgaactcgacATTGTTAGTTCAGATGATGAACATTGA
- the LOC103980630 gene encoding uncharacterized protein LOC103980630 isoform X1 encodes MAAHGDDLDLLLSLRDERVLETPPASPSSRRPLPPHPSGYTSDDGSPRSSRPANMSVFRDAVKDYMDDNPVTVEAVPHKSTKPRRSDEVEVEKFSGLRIRSSLVSSVELANRFSDVRFVRMPTIRNLLAGDTLSGCWATVGVLTENGAPKLSSTGKSYCIWKMGCLNETDVSVFLFGDAYKMNCKERVGTVFALFSAGVRKDAGGKGFSLSVYSASQMLKMGTSADYGICKGKRKDGMACTMVINKCQGIYCKFHSSKASQMYTSKRSELRGGNLQTAFKREAKGIYMVDPLAERSNSRKPLQPVKVMSIDGLRKALSKADKVTTISHSQGIRFLTHVTVAQEAKDSNKASVRNHQSERRPEKRSSLTKEKVSKAPIQHEPQAKRRKVDHASQNMIELDIVSSDDEH; translated from the exons ATGGCAGCCCATGGAGATGACCTCgacctcctcctctccctccgaGACGAGCGAGTGCTGGAGACCCCACCCGCGTCCCCCTCGTCCcgtcgtcctcttcctcctcatcccTCAG GGTACACTTCGGATGACGGGTCCCCGAGAAGTTCTCGACCGGCCAACATGTCGGTGTTCCGCGATGCTGTCAAGGATTACATGGATGATAATCCGGTAACGGTCGAAGCAGTTCCCCACAAATCGACCAAGCCAAGGAGGTCAGACGAAGTCGAAGTCGAGAAGTTCTCAGGGCTCAGAATTAG GAGTTCATTGGTTTCCTCTGTTGAGCTTGCTAATCGTTTCTCAGATGTCCGTTTCGTTCGCATGCCTACCATCAG GAATTTGCTTGCCGGTGATACTCTCTCTGGATGTTGGGCAACGGTTGGTGTCCTAACTGAAAACGGAGCTCCTAAATTGAGCTCAACTGGGAAGAGCTACTGCATATGGAAAATGGGGTGTTTGAATGAAACAGATGTGTCTGTTTTCTTGTTCGGAGATGCATACAAAATGAACTGTAAGGAGCGCGTAGGGACGGTATTTGCACTTTTCAGTGCTGGAGTAAGGAAGGATGCTGGG GGGAAGGGGTTTTCTCTGAGTGTTTATTCAGCCAGTCAAATGCTCAAGATGGGGACGTCTGCCGACTATGGCATCTGCAAAGGCAAAAGAAAAGATGGGATGGCTTGCACAATGGTCATAAACAA ATGTCAAGGAATATACTGTAAATTCCACTCATCA AAAGCTTCCCAGATGTATACTTCCAAGCGATCTGAGCTCAGGGGTGG GAACTTACAAACTGCATTCAAGCGTGAGGCAAAAGGAATTTATATGGTTGATCCTTTAGCTGAGAGATCAAACTCGAGAAAGCCACTCCAGCCAGTGAAAGTGATGTCTATTGATGGACTCAGAAAAGCTTTGAG TAAAGCTGATAAGGTGACCACCATTAGCCACTCACAGGGAATCAGGTTTCTTACACACGTCACAG TAGCTCAGGAGGCAAAAGATTCAAATAAAGCATCCGTACGCAATCATCAATCTGAGCGTAGGCCGGAGAAGAG GTCATCTTTAACGAAGGAAAAGGTATCCAAGGCACCCATACAACATGAGCCACAAGCCAAAAGGAGGAAAGTTGATCACGCatcacaaaacatgattgaactcgacATTGTTAGTTCAGATGATGAACATTGA
- the LOC103980631 gene encoding rac-like GTP-binding protein 5: protein MSASSFVKCVTVGDGAVGKTCMLISYTSNTFPTDYIPTVFDNFSANVVVDGNTVNLGLWDTAGQEDYNRLRPLSYRGADVFLLAFSLISKGSYENVSKKWIPELRHYAPGVPIILVGTKLDLRDDEQFFIDHPGSTSITNAQGEELRKQIGAPCYIECSSKTQENIKAVFDAAIKVALQPSNRKKKKKKAQKGCFIL, encoded by the exons ATGAGCGCGTCGAGCTTTGTAAAGTGCGTCACGGTGGGCGACGGGGCCGTCGGCAAGACCTGCATGCTTATTTCGTACACCAGCAATACTTTCCCCACG GATTATATTCCAACTGTCTTTGACAATTTCAGTGCAAATGTTGTGGTTGATGGTAACACAGTTAACTTGGGCTTGTGGGATACTGCAG GCCAGGAGGATTACAATAGATTAAGACCTTTGAGCTACCGAGGTGCAGATGTTTTTCTTCTGGCATTCTCTCTTATAAGTAAAGGAAGCTATGAGAATGTATCTAAGAAG TGGATTCCTGAATTAAGACATTATGCACCTGGTGTGCCTATAATTCTTGTTGGAACAAAGCTTG ATCTACGGGATGACGAGCAGTTTTTCATAGATCACCCTGGTTCGACTTCCATTACTAACGCTCAA GGCGAGGAGCTGAGGAAGCAAATCGGTGCTCCTTGCTACATCGAGTGCAGTTCAAAGACCCAAGAA AACATTAAGGCAGTGTTCGACGCAGCTATTAAGGTGGCACTTCAGCCGTCGAatcgaaagaaaaagaagaagaaagcacagaAGGGATGCTTCATCTTGTGA
- the LOC135642441 gene encoding SKP1-like protein 1, with amino-acid sequence MKTITLKSSDGEVFEVDEAVAMESQTIKHMIEDDCAENGIPLPNVTSKILAKVIEYCKKHVDASAAASSKSPDDASKLADDELKSWDAEFVKVDQATLFDLILAANYLNIKGLLDLTCQTVADMIKGKTPEEIRKTFNIKNDFTPEEEEEVRRENQWAFE; translated from the exons ATGAAGACGATCACGCTCAAGAGCTCGGACGGTGAGGTGTTCGAGGTCGACGAGGCGGTAGCCATGGAGTCGCAGACCATCAAGCACATGATCGAGGATGACTGCGCCGAGAACGGCATCCCGCTTCCCAACGTTACCTCCAAGATCCTCGCCAAGGTGATCGAGTACTGCAAGAAGCACGTCGATgcttccgccgccgcctcctccaagTCCCCCGACGACGCCTCCAAGCTCGCCGACGACGAGCTCAAGTCCTGGGACGCCGAGTTTGTGAAGGTCGATCAGGCCACCCTCTTCGATCTCATCCTG GCTGCAAATTATCTAAACATAAAGGGCCTGCTGGATTTGACTTGCCAGACTGTGGCCGACATGATCAAGGGCAAGACCCCAGAGGAGATCCGCAAAACCTTCAACATCAAGAACGACTTCACGcctgaggaagaggaagaggttcGGAGGGAGAATCAATGGGCTTTCGAGTGA